From a single Arachis hypogaea cultivar Tifrunner chromosome 3, arahy.Tifrunner.gnm2.J5K5, whole genome shotgun sequence genomic region:
- the LOC112789610 gene encoding glutamate receptor 3.4 isoform X1 produces the protein MVIGTRWFLFMLALCLWIFRNEGVGITGPSPNTTVNSTVSSSRPKVVKIGVLFTLDSIIGRSAKPAVMAAIEDINSNRSILPGIELQVIFHDTNCNGFLGTMEALQLMENDVVATIGPQSSSIAHVVSHVANELHVPLLSFAATDPTLSALQYPYFVRTTHSDYYQMYAIADFVEYFRWREVIAIFVDDDNGKNGISVLGDALSTKRAKISYKAALPLGANRSDVSDLLSEVNLMESRIYVLHVNPGSGLSIFRVAKQLGMMSNGYVWIATDWLPSVLDSSETPDSDTMNVLEGVVAFRNHIPDTDMKKSLITKLKRRKDKQTSSFNSYAFYAYDSVWLAAYALDIFLNEGGNISFSSDPRLHDNNGSTLHLESLRTFDSGPQYLQTILRTNFTGSSGRIGFDTDRNLIRPAYDILNIVGSGLRRIGYWSNHSSLSVVAPDISYAKSSNHSSKSTQQLYSVIWPGDAKTTPKGWVFPNNGKPLRIAVPNRVSYKELVAKDKSPTGVQGYCIDVFEAALNLLAYPVPRQYILYGNGERNPSYNDLVDQVAQNNFDAAVGDVTIVMNRTRFVDFTQPFMESGLVVVVPVKEEKSSPWSFLKPFTAQMWCVTGAFFLFVGTVVWILEHRLNHEFRGPPRKQLITVFWFSLSTMFFSHRENTVSALGRLVLIIWLFVVLIINSSYTASLTSILTVQQLSTQIEGIDSLISSSQPIGIQDGSFVKKYLTDELHIAESRIVTLKNMEAYIDALQRGPSNGGVVAVVDELPYIEILMANTECKFTTVGQEFTKSGWGFAFQRDSPLAVDMSTAILELSENGDLQRIHDKWLNKKECASNDADSNKLSLKSFWGLFLVCGITCFLALIVFFVRVFCQYTKFIPEHEEADEEIQQPVRRRRRATKTPSFKELIVFVDKREAEIKEILRQKSRKRQRSKSLDDNSNSPV, from the exons ATGGTTATTGGAACAAGGTGGTTTTTGTTTATGCTTGCTTTGTGTTTGTGGATTTTCCGCAATGAAGGAGTGGGAATAACAGGACCTTCACCTAATACCACTGTGAATTCCACTGTTTCTTCTTCAAGACCAAAGGTTGTGAAGATTGGAGTCTTGTTTACTTTGGATTCCATCATTGGAAGATCTGCTAAACCTGCTGTTATGGCTGCCATAGAAGATATTAACTCCAATAGAAGCATTCTCCCTGGCATTGAGCTTCAGGTTATTTTTCACGACACAAATTGCAACGGGTTTCTTGGAACAATGGAAG CTCTGCAGTTGATGGAGAATGATGTCGTCGCCACAATTGGACCACAGTCTTCTTCAATAGCTCATGTCGTCTCCCATGTGGCTAATGAACTTCATGTACCTCTTCTATCATTTGCTGCAACTGATCCTACTCTATCTGCACTTCAGTATCCATATTTCGTCCGAACCACTCACAGTGACTACTATCAGATGTATGCGATCGCTGACTTTGTCGAATATTTCAGATGGAGGGAGGTAATTGCCATTTTTGTAGATGATGATAATGGAAAGAATGGAATTTCTGTGTTGGGTGATGCATTGTCAACGAAGCGTGCCAAGATCTCTTATAAGGCTGCACTCCCTCTTGGGGCCAACAGAAGTGATGTCAGTGACTTGTTGAGTGAAGTGAACTTAATGGAATCAAGAATCTATGTTCTACATGTTAATCCTGGTTCTGGTTTGTCAATCTTTCGTGTTGCGAAGCAGCTAGGAATGATGAGCAATGGCTATGTTTGGATTGCAACAGATTGGCTTCCTTCGGTTCTGGATTCATCCGAGACACCAGACAGTGACACAATGAATGTTCTAGAAGGTGTTGTGGCTTTTCGCAATCACATTCCTGATACTGATATGAAGAAGAGTTTGATCACTAAATTGAAACGTCGAAAGGACAAGCAGACTTCAAGCTTCAATTCCTATGCATTCTATGCATATGATTCTGTCTGGTTAGCAGCTTATGCCCTTGACATTTTTCTCAATGAAGGTGGGAATATATCTTTCTCCAGTGACCCTAGATTGCATGACAATAATGGAAGCACCTTGCATTTAGAATCACTTCGCACTTTTGATAGTGGCCCTCAGTATCTGCAAACTATTTTAAGAACAAACTTCACTGGTTCGAGTGGTCGAATTGGGTTTGATACAGATAGGAATTTAATCCGTCCGGCATATGATATTCTGAATATTGTCGGATCTGGATTGCGTAGAATTGGTTACTGGTCTAATCACTCTAGTTTGTCAGTTGTAGCTCCTGATATTTCATATGCAAAATCATCCAACCATTCTTCTAAAAGCACTCAACAGCTTTATAGTGTGATATGGCCGGGAGATGCTAAAACTACACCAAAAGGATGGGTATTCCCCAACAATGGAAAGCCATTGCGGATAGCAGTGCCGAATCGAGTAAGCTACAAGGAGCTCGTTGCCAAAGACAAGAGTCCTACAGGAGTACAAGGCTATTGCATTGATGTCTTTGAAGCGGCGTTGAACTTGTTGGCTTATCCCGTCCCACGACAATATATATTGTATGGAAATGGTGAAAGGAATCCTAGCTACAATGATCTTGTAGATCAAGTTGCACAAAAT AACTTTGATGCAGCTGTTGGAGATGTCACAATTGTCATGAACAGAACAAGGTTTGTGGATTTTACTCAGCCTTTTATGGAATCAgggcttgttgttgttgttcctgtCAAGGAGGAGAAGTCAAGCCCCTGGTCTTTCCTTAAGCCATTCACAGCTCAAATGTGGTGTGTTACTGGTGCTTTCTTTCTTTTCGTGGGAACCGTTGTGTGGATCCTCGAGCACCGGCTCAATCACGAGTTCCGCGGTCCACCAAGGAAGCAACTAATAACAGTCTTTTG GTTTAGTTTGTCAACAATGTTCTTCTCACACA GAGAGAACACTGTGAGTGCTCTCGGGAGACTGGTGCTAATCATATGGCTATTTGTGGTGTTGATTATCAATTCAAGCTACACAGCTAGCTTGACATCAATCCTAACCGTGCAGCAGTTATCGACACAAATCGAAGGAATTGATAGCTTGATCTCTAGTAGTCAACCAATCGGAATTCAAGACGGGTCATTTGTGAAGAAGTATCTGACAGATGAACTCCACATAGCAGAATCTAGGATAGTTACATTGAAAAACATGGAGGCTTATATCGATGCTCTTCAGCGTGGGCCGAGCAATGGAGGGGTTGTGGCggttgttgatgaacttccttaTATTGAGATCTTGATGGCCAATACTGAGTGCAAGTTTACAACTGTTGGCCAGGAGTTCACTAAAAGTGGCTGGGGATTT GCATTCCAGAGGGACTCTCCCCTCGCCGTTGACATGTCAACGGCGATTCTTGAACTCTCGGAGAATGGGGACCTGCAAAGGATTCATGACAAATGGCTTAATAAGAAGGAATGTGCAAGCAATGATGCTGATTCAAACAAACTATCTTTGAAAAGCTTCTGGGGCCTCTTCCTTGTGTGTGGCATTACTTGTTTCCTTGCACTGATTGTATTCTTTGTTAGAGTGTTCTGTCAATACACAAAGTTCATCCCAGAGCACGAAGAAGCCGACGAGGAGATTCAACAACCGGTCCGGCGGCGTAGAAGGGCAACCAAAACTCCTAGCTTCAAGGAATTGATTGTTTTTGTAGATAAAAGAgaagcagaaattaaagagatactGAGACAGAAGAGTAGAAAGAGGCAGCGCAGCAAAAGTTTAGATGATAACTCAAATTCACCAGTCTAA
- the LOC112773197 gene encoding protein MAIN-LIKE 1-like, which produces MVENYLRATGFYHVSRIGVIRGFHLMLAALVERWRPETHTFVLLIGEVTVTLEDVAHIFGLLPIDGEPVSGWTDSSSEFVQSQGIVIFGREPSVSGNAKSYIKLGWVRRIRDAEPLDTDESIRRYVRCHIFCLLGSTLFTDKSTAYAHAKYLPLLRDFERIHTYSWGSACLAHLYRALCRASRYDTKEMDGLLNLLYVWAWERMLCLAPVPRQTGARNCNHSLAIPHN; this is translated from the coding sequence ATGGTGGAGAACTACTTACGTGCCACAGGATTCTACCACGTCTCTAGAATTGGAGTCATAAGAGGATTTCACCTCATGTTAGCTGCTCTGGTTGAAAGGTGGAGACCTGAAACACACACCTTTGTATTGCTGATCGGTGAGGTTACAGTGACATTAGAGGATGTCGCTCATATATTCGGCCTACTACCCATTGATGGAGAGCCTGTCAGTGGATGGACAGATAGTAGTAGCGAGTTCGTTCAAAGTCAGGGCATAGTGATATTCGGTCGTGAGCCATCAGTTAGTGGTAATGCGAAGTCCTATATAAAGTTGGGATGGGTTCGACGTATCAGAGACGCAGAGCCGTTGGACACTGACGAGTCTATCAGGAGATACGTCAGATGTCATATCTTTTGTTTGTTAGGGTCGACCCTATTCACGGACAAGTCGACTGCATATGCCCATGCGAAATATCTACCGTTGCTTCGCGATTTCGAGCGGATCCATACTTATAGTTGGGGGTCAGCATGTCTCGCCCATCTTTACAGAGCACTATGCCGTGCATCACGATATGATACAAAGGAGATGGATGGCCTTCTAAATCTCTTGTATGTTTGGGCATGGGAGCGAATGCTGTGTCTTGCTCCCGTACCGAGacaaactggtgcacgaaattgcaatcactcTCTTGCAATTCCGCATAACTaa
- the LOC112789610 gene encoding glutamate receptor 3.4 isoform X2 → MENDVVATIGPQSSSIAHVVSHVANELHVPLLSFAATDPTLSALQYPYFVRTTHSDYYQMYAIADFVEYFRWREVIAIFVDDDNGKNGISVLGDALSTKRAKISYKAALPLGANRSDVSDLLSEVNLMESRIYVLHVNPGSGLSIFRVAKQLGMMSNGYVWIATDWLPSVLDSSETPDSDTMNVLEGVVAFRNHIPDTDMKKSLITKLKRRKDKQTSSFNSYAFYAYDSVWLAAYALDIFLNEGGNISFSSDPRLHDNNGSTLHLESLRTFDSGPQYLQTILRTNFTGSSGRIGFDTDRNLIRPAYDILNIVGSGLRRIGYWSNHSSLSVVAPDISYAKSSNHSSKSTQQLYSVIWPGDAKTTPKGWVFPNNGKPLRIAVPNRVSYKELVAKDKSPTGVQGYCIDVFEAALNLLAYPVPRQYILYGNGERNPSYNDLVDQVAQNNFDAAVGDVTIVMNRTRFVDFTQPFMESGLVVVVPVKEEKSSPWSFLKPFTAQMWCVTGAFFLFVGTVVWILEHRLNHEFRGPPRKQLITVFWFSLSTMFFSHRENTVSALGRLVLIIWLFVVLIINSSYTASLTSILTVQQLSTQIEGIDSLISSSQPIGIQDGSFVKKYLTDELHIAESRIVTLKNMEAYIDALQRGPSNGGVVAVVDELPYIEILMANTECKFTTVGQEFTKSGWGFAFQRDSPLAVDMSTAILELSENGDLQRIHDKWLNKKECASNDADSNKLSLKSFWGLFLVCGITCFLALIVFFVRVFCQYTKFIPEHEEADEEIQQPVRRRRRATKTPSFKELIVFVDKREAEIKEILRQKSRKRQRSKSLDDNSNSPV, encoded by the exons ATGGAGAATGATGTCGTCGCCACAATTGGACCACAGTCTTCTTCAATAGCTCATGTCGTCTCCCATGTGGCTAATGAACTTCATGTACCTCTTCTATCATTTGCTGCAACTGATCCTACTCTATCTGCACTTCAGTATCCATATTTCGTCCGAACCACTCACAGTGACTACTATCAGATGTATGCGATCGCTGACTTTGTCGAATATTTCAGATGGAGGGAGGTAATTGCCATTTTTGTAGATGATGATAATGGAAAGAATGGAATTTCTGTGTTGGGTGATGCATTGTCAACGAAGCGTGCCAAGATCTCTTATAAGGCTGCACTCCCTCTTGGGGCCAACAGAAGTGATGTCAGTGACTTGTTGAGTGAAGTGAACTTAATGGAATCAAGAATCTATGTTCTACATGTTAATCCTGGTTCTGGTTTGTCAATCTTTCGTGTTGCGAAGCAGCTAGGAATGATGAGCAATGGCTATGTTTGGATTGCAACAGATTGGCTTCCTTCGGTTCTGGATTCATCCGAGACACCAGACAGTGACACAATGAATGTTCTAGAAGGTGTTGTGGCTTTTCGCAATCACATTCCTGATACTGATATGAAGAAGAGTTTGATCACTAAATTGAAACGTCGAAAGGACAAGCAGACTTCAAGCTTCAATTCCTATGCATTCTATGCATATGATTCTGTCTGGTTAGCAGCTTATGCCCTTGACATTTTTCTCAATGAAGGTGGGAATATATCTTTCTCCAGTGACCCTAGATTGCATGACAATAATGGAAGCACCTTGCATTTAGAATCACTTCGCACTTTTGATAGTGGCCCTCAGTATCTGCAAACTATTTTAAGAACAAACTTCACTGGTTCGAGTGGTCGAATTGGGTTTGATACAGATAGGAATTTAATCCGTCCGGCATATGATATTCTGAATATTGTCGGATCTGGATTGCGTAGAATTGGTTACTGGTCTAATCACTCTAGTTTGTCAGTTGTAGCTCCTGATATTTCATATGCAAAATCATCCAACCATTCTTCTAAAAGCACTCAACAGCTTTATAGTGTGATATGGCCGGGAGATGCTAAAACTACACCAAAAGGATGGGTATTCCCCAACAATGGAAAGCCATTGCGGATAGCAGTGCCGAATCGAGTAAGCTACAAGGAGCTCGTTGCCAAAGACAAGAGTCCTACAGGAGTACAAGGCTATTGCATTGATGTCTTTGAAGCGGCGTTGAACTTGTTGGCTTATCCCGTCCCACGACAATATATATTGTATGGAAATGGTGAAAGGAATCCTAGCTACAATGATCTTGTAGATCAAGTTGCACAAAAT AACTTTGATGCAGCTGTTGGAGATGTCACAATTGTCATGAACAGAACAAGGTTTGTGGATTTTACTCAGCCTTTTATGGAATCAgggcttgttgttgttgttcctgtCAAGGAGGAGAAGTCAAGCCCCTGGTCTTTCCTTAAGCCATTCACAGCTCAAATGTGGTGTGTTACTGGTGCTTTCTTTCTTTTCGTGGGAACCGTTGTGTGGATCCTCGAGCACCGGCTCAATCACGAGTTCCGCGGTCCACCAAGGAAGCAACTAATAACAGTCTTTTG GTTTAGTTTGTCAACAATGTTCTTCTCACACA GAGAGAACACTGTGAGTGCTCTCGGGAGACTGGTGCTAATCATATGGCTATTTGTGGTGTTGATTATCAATTCAAGCTACACAGCTAGCTTGACATCAATCCTAACCGTGCAGCAGTTATCGACACAAATCGAAGGAATTGATAGCTTGATCTCTAGTAGTCAACCAATCGGAATTCAAGACGGGTCATTTGTGAAGAAGTATCTGACAGATGAACTCCACATAGCAGAATCTAGGATAGTTACATTGAAAAACATGGAGGCTTATATCGATGCTCTTCAGCGTGGGCCGAGCAATGGAGGGGTTGTGGCggttgttgatgaacttccttaTATTGAGATCTTGATGGCCAATACTGAGTGCAAGTTTACAACTGTTGGCCAGGAGTTCACTAAAAGTGGCTGGGGATTT GCATTCCAGAGGGACTCTCCCCTCGCCGTTGACATGTCAACGGCGATTCTTGAACTCTCGGAGAATGGGGACCTGCAAAGGATTCATGACAAATGGCTTAATAAGAAGGAATGTGCAAGCAATGATGCTGATTCAAACAAACTATCTTTGAAAAGCTTCTGGGGCCTCTTCCTTGTGTGTGGCATTACTTGTTTCCTTGCACTGATTGTATTCTTTGTTAGAGTGTTCTGTCAATACACAAAGTTCATCCCAGAGCACGAAGAAGCCGACGAGGAGATTCAACAACCGGTCCGGCGGCGTAGAAGGGCAACCAAAACTCCTAGCTTCAAGGAATTGATTGTTTTTGTAGATAAAAGAgaagcagaaattaaagagatactGAGACAGAAGAGTAGAAAGAGGCAGCGCAGCAAAAGTTTAGATGATAACTCAAATTCACCAGTCTAA
- the LOC112789609 gene encoding uncharacterized protein, producing MDAQLEDFKTRKEFFGSKVAQNTIYNKTPAQWWDSYGDQHPELQQFAIRVLNLTCNSSGCERNWSAFEMVHTKKRNRLKAKTMNDVVFVMTNSRLTKKKQTRRSLDYDYSLDELDSDEKWIVADEDGEEEDLDALIPDPDLNDETSGNRVVGASKDPLTIPYLDDDEFEELFQGPLPPAPDNDEDGNAKVCETRENFMTDEE from the exons ATGGATGCTCAACTTGAAGATTTTAAGACTCGAAAAGAGTTTTTTGGTAGTAAAGTTGCTCAAAATACAATTTATAATAAAACTCCAGCTCAATGGTGGGATTCTTATGGAGATCAGCATCCAGAGCTCCAACAATTTGCAATTCGTGTCTTGAATTTGACATGTAATTCATCTGGATGTGAACGTAATTGGAGCGCTTTTGAGATG GTTCACACAAAAAAGAGAAACCGTTTAAAAGCTAAAACCATGAATGATGTTGTGTTTGTGATGACAAACTCAAGATTAACAAAGAAAAAACAAACTAGAAGAAGTCTTGATTATGACTATAGTCTTGATGAGTTGGACTCTGATGAAAAGTGGATTGTTGCTGAcgaagatggagaagaagaagatttagaTGCTCTAATTCCAGATCCTGATTTAAATGATGAAACAAGTGGTAATAGAGTTGTTGGTGCATCTAAAGATCCTTTGACAATTCCTTatcttgatgatgatgagtttgaAGAACTTTTCCAAGGACCTCTTCCTCCTGCTCCTGATAATGATGAAGATGGTAATGCAAAAGTTTGTGAAACTCGTGAAAATTTTATGACTGATGAAGAATAG
- the LOC112789611 gene encoding septum-promoting GTP-binding protein 1: MPQLRRKIEQSTTLRRRIEKRVVVLRRCFLRVLHHFITCSGGKNTKPANAATYHVLPADAAALPSPRLLDEAASPPKFHAHELDPDLVSLKITLLGDSQIGKTSFLVKYVGDENGQQGKGLNPMDKTLDVRGARISYSIWEVQGDSKSIEQIPVACTDSVAILIMFDLTSRFTLNSVLGWYTEARKWNQTAIPVLIGTKFDDFIQLPIDMQWTIASEARAYAKALNAPLFFSSATYNINVNKIFKFITAKLFDLPWTVERNLNVGEPIIDF; the protein is encoded by the exons ATGCCACAGTTACGCCGGAAAATTGAGCAATCTACGACGCTGCGGCGGCGGATCGAGAAGCGCGTTGTGGTTCTACGGCGGTGCTTCCTCCGTGTGCTCCACCACTTCATCACGTGCTCCGGCGGAAAGAACACGAAGCCAGCCAATGCCGCCACGTACCACGTACTTCCGGCCGATGCGGCGGCATTGCCATCTCCTCGGCTGTTGGATGAAGCGGCTTCGCCACCAAAGTTTCATGCTCATGAGTTGGATCCCGATTTGGTTTCTTTGAAGATCACTTTGTTAGGTGATTCTCAAATTGGAAAAACCAGCTTCTTG GTGAAATATGTTGGGGATGAGAATGGGCAACAGGGTAAAGGGTTGAATCCGATGGACAAAACTTTGGATGTTAGAGGGGCACGTATTTCGTATTCAATCTGGGAAGTTCAAG GTGATTCAAAATCAATAGAGCAAATTCCAGTGGCATGTACGGACTCTGTGGCAATCTTAATCATGTTTGATCTAACAAGCAGATTCACATTAAACAG TGTTCTAGGATGGTACACAGAAGCCAGGAAATGGAACCAG ACTGCAATTCCAGTGTTGATAGGAACCAAATTTGATGATTTCATTCAGCTCCCTATTGATATGCAATGGACCATTGCTAGTGAg GCAAGAGCATATGCTAAGGCCCTCAATGCCCCCTTGTTCTTTTCAAGTGCAACCTACAACATCAATGTGAACAAGATCTTCAAGTTCATCACTGCCAAACTCTTTGACCTACCATGGACAGTGGAGAGAAATCTAAATGTTGGGGAGCCTATCATTGATTTCTAA
- the LOC140183200 gene encoding uncharacterized protein, which translates to MLEDLEKKVTLHKDTIYKGRKITTYIYARTALIALLHIHTKGKDLVRSGMTRFATSYLALECLNDNKGSLIKIFLSNQWTSSKFAKTKDGKIIASVVLNNVFWKEMVICLRAAYPLLHVLRMVDSEEKPAMEFIYKEMTSAKEKIRDAFQGVETNYIPIWDIIDARWDNQLHRPLHAVGYYLNPQIHYSSGFKIAYELKKQFYVCMERMTENPD; encoded by the exons ATGTTAGAAGACTTGGAAAAAAAAGTAACACTTCACAAGGACACAATTTACAAAGGTAGAAAGATTACTACTTACATATATGCTAGAACTGCTCTTATTGCACTACTACACATCCACACTAAGGGAAAAGATTTGGTGAGGTCGGGTATGACCCGTTTTGCAACTTCTTACCTTGCTTTGGAATGTCTCAATGACAACAAAGGTtccttaataaaaatatttctttctaatCAATGGACTTCTAGTAAATTTGCAAAGACAAAAGATGGAAAGATAATTGCAAGTGTGGTGTTAAATAATGTGTTTTGGAAAGAAATGGTAATTTGCTTGAGGGCTGCCTACCCTCTTCTTCATGTGCTTCGTATGGTGGATTCAGAAGAAAAGCCGGCAATGGAATTTATTTATAAAGAAATGACAAGTGCAAAGGAGAAAATACGAGATGCATTTCAAGGAGTTGAGACAAA ttaTATACCTATTTGGGATATTATTGATGCAAGATGGGACAACCAACTTCATAGGCCATTGCATGCTGTAGGCTATTATTTGAATCCTCAAATTCATTATAGCTCTGGTTTTAAAATTGCTTATGAGCTTAAGAAGCAGTTTTATGTTTGTATGGAAAGGATGACAGAAAATCCAGATTAA